In Eriocheir sinensis breed Jianghai 21 chromosome 30, ASM2467909v1, whole genome shotgun sequence, the following are encoded in one genomic region:
- the LOC127005503 gene encoding homogentisate 1,2-dioxygenase-like gives MDNLKYLSGFGSEFTSEALPGALPEGQNNPQVCPYGLYAEQLSGTAFTAPRESNRRSWLYRIRPPVIHRPFKPLKHDFLESDFRKRHPNPNQLRWKPFDIPKQEMDFVSGLRTVCGAGDPLSRNGCAIYVYVCNVSMTDSALYNSDGDFLIVPQQGTLDITTEFGRLRVGPNEMCVVQQGMRFSVAVSGPSRGYILEVYNNHFVLPNLGPIGANGLANPRDFLTPVAWYEDKEVEKYRVISKYQGHLFEAVQGNSPFDVVAWHGNYVPYKYNFKNFMVINATAFDHADPSIFTVLTCPSAKPGTAIADFVIFPPRWAVQEHTFRPPYYHRNCMTEFMGLIYGNYEAKEEGFMPGGASLHSMMTPHGPDTQCFESASTGELKPVRVADGTQSFMFETSLGLGLTQWGEETCDKIDANYFKCWQGLKKNFDPNWKPATKQ, from the exons TACCTGAGTGGCTTTGGGTCGGAGTTCACGTCTGAGGCCTTACCTGGGGCGTTACCTGAGGGCCAGAACAACCCGCAGGTGTGTCCCTATGGCCTCTACGCTGAGCAGCTCTCCGGCACGGCCTTCACAG CGCCGCGGGAATCGAACCGGCGCTCATGGCTTTACCGCATCCGTCCGCCAGTCATCCACCGGCCCTTCAAGCCCCTCAAACATGATTTCCTCGAGAGTGACTTCCGTAAGAGGCACCCCAACCCCAACCAG CTAAGATGGAAGCCGTTTGATATCCCGAAGCAGGAGATGGATTTCGTGTCTGGCCTGCGAACGGTTTGTGGCGCCGGGGATCCGCTGTCCAGGAACGGCTGCGCCATCTACGTGTATGTGTGCAATGTCTCCATGACGGACAGCGCCCTCTACAACAGCGACGGGGACTTCCTCATAG TCCCCCAGCAAGGCACTCTGGACATCACCACAGAGTTCGGGAGGCTGCGCGTGGGCCCCAACGAGATGTGCGTGGTGCAGCAGGGCATGAGGTTCTCCGTGGCTGTCTCGGGGCCTTCAAGAGGGTACATACTTGAGGTGTACAACAACCACTTCGTCCTGCCCAACCTCGGCCCCATCg GTGCGAACGGGCTGGCCAATCCTCGAGACTTCCTCACTCCCGTCGCCTGGTACGAGGACAAGGAGGTGGAGAAGTACAGGGTCATCTCAAAGTACCAG GGACACCTGTTTGAGGCCGTCCAGGGTAACTCTCCCTTCGACGTGGTGGCCTGGCACGGAAATTACGTCCCTTATAAATACAACTTCAAGAACTTCATGGTCATCAACGCCACGGCCTTCGACCACGCT GACCCGTCTATCTTCACCGTGCTCACCTGCCCCAGCGCCAAGCCAGGTACTGCCATCGCGGACTTTGTGATCTTCCCGCCACGCTGGGCCGTACAGGAGCACACTTTTAGACCACCCTACTACCACC GTAACTGTATGACTGAGTTCATGGGGCTCATCTACGGTAACTACGAGGCCAAGGAGGAGGGCTTCATGCCGGGGGGGGCCTCACTCCACTCCATGATGACGCCACATGGCCCCGATACCCAGTGCTTCGAGAGTGCCTCCACGGGGGAACTGAAGCCTGTGAGGGTGGCTGACGGAACgcag tCGTTCATGTTCGAGACGTCCCTGGGCCTCGGGCTGacgcagtggggagaggagaccTGCGACAAGATAGACGCCAATTACTTCAAGTGTTGGCAGGGGCTGAAAAAGAACTTCGACCCCAACTGGAAGCCCGCGACGAAGCAGTAG